A stretch of Haemophilus influenzae DNA encodes these proteins:
- the polA gene encoding DNA polymerase I, whose amino-acid sequence MAQIATNPLVLVDGSSYLYRAFHAFPSLTNAAGEPTNAMYGVLNMLKRLISQVQPTHIAVVFDAKGKTFRDEMFEQYKSHRPPMPDDLRKQIQPLHDMIRALGIPLLVVEGIEADDVIGTLALQASSLGKKVLISTGDKDMAQLVDDNIMLINTMNNSLLDREGVIEKYGIPPELIIDYLALMGDSADNIPGVAGVGEKTALGLLQGIGSMAEIYANLEKVAELPIRGAKKLGEKLLAEKPNADLSYTLATIKTDVELNVTTDQLLLGESQKDQLIEYFARYEFKRWLNEVMNGADSITQTTEQPVKMNQYQATSQDQSAVENTPKIQIDRTKYETLLTQADLTRWIEKLNTAKLIAVDTETDGLDYMSANLVGISFALENGEAAYLPLQLDYLDAPKTLEKSTALAAIKPILENPDIHKIGQNIKFDESIFARHGIELQGVEFDTMLLSYTLNSTGRHNMDDLAKRYLGHETIAFESIAGKGKNQLTFNQIPLEQATEYAAEDADVTMKLQQALWLKLQQEPTLVELYKTMELPLLHVLSRMERTGVLIDSNALFMQSNEIATRLTALEEQAYELAGQPFNLASTKQLQEILFDKLGLPILQKTPKGAPSTNEEVLEELAYSHELPKILVEHRGLSKLKSTYTDKLPQMVNSQTGRVHTSYHQAVTATGRLSSSDPNLQNIPIRNEEGRRIRQAFIAREGYSIVAADYSQIELRIMAHLSGDQGLINAFSQGKDIHRSTAAEIFGVSLDEVTSEQRRNAKAINFGLIYGMSAFGLSRQLDISRPDAKKYMDLYFQRYPSVQQFMTDIREKAKAQGYVETLFGRRLYLPDINSSNAMRRKGAERVAINAPMQGTAADIIKRAMIKLDEVIYHDPDIEMIMQVHDELVFEVRSEKVEFFREQIKQQMEDASELVVPLIVEVGVGQNWDEAH is encoded by the coding sequence ATGGCCCAAATTGCAACAAATCCGCTTGTGCTAGTGGATGGTTCTTCTTATTTATATCGTGCATTTCATGCCTTTCCTTCTTTAACTAATGCCGCAGGTGAGCCAACAAACGCGATGTACGGCGTGTTAAATATGTTAAAACGCCTCATCTCACAAGTACAGCCCACTCATATAGCCGTTGTTTTTGATGCAAAAGGGAAAACATTTCGCGATGAAATGTTTGAACAGTATAAATCTCATCGCCCGCCAATGCCTGATGATTTACGCAAACAAATTCAGCCTTTGCACGATATGATTCGTGCATTGGGCATTCCGCTTTTAGTGGTGGAAGGGATTGAGGCAGATGATGTGATCGGTACTCTCGCACTACAAGCATCAAGTTTGGGTAAAAAAGTGCTCATTAGTACTGGCGATAAAGATATGGCACAGTTGGTGGATGACAATATTATGCTCATCAACACCATGAATAATAGCCTATTGGATCGTGAGGGTGTGATTGAAAAATACGGTATTCCACCTGAACTCATTATTGATTATCTCGCACTTATGGGCGATAGTGCAGATAACATTCCTGGCGTTGCTGGCGTGGGCGAAAAAACCGCACTTGGTTTACTACAAGGCATAGGAAGCATGGCTGAAATTTATGCCAATCTTGAAAAAGTAGCGGAACTGCCAATTCGTGGGGCGAAAAAACTAGGTGAAAAATTATTGGCTGAAAAACCCAATGCCGATCTTTCTTATACATTAGCAACCATCAAAACGGATGTTGAACTTAACGTGACAACAGATCAATTGTTGCTTGGAGAAAGCCAAAAGGATCAACTCATTGAATATTTTGCTCGCTACGAATTTAAACGCTGGCTTAATGAAGTGATGAATGGTGCTGACTCCATAACCCAAACCACTGAACAGCCAGTGAAAATGAACCAGTATCAGGCGACCTCACAAGATCAAAGTGCGGTGGAAAATACGCCTAAAATTCAAATCGATCGTACAAAATATGAAACCTTACTCACTCAAGCGGATTTAACGCGCTGGATTGAAAAACTCAATACAGCAAAACTCATTGCAGTGGATACTGAAACAGATGGCCTCGATTATATGTCTGCTAATTTAGTGGGTATATCTTTTGCTCTTGAAAATGGCGAAGCCGCTTATTTACCATTGCAATTGGATTATTTGGATGCGCCAAAAACACTCGAAAAATCGACCGCACTTGCGGCTATCAAACCCATTTTAGAAAATCCTGACATTCACAAAATTGGACAAAATATTAAATTTGATGAAAGCATTTTTGCCCGTCATGGCATTGAATTACAAGGTGTTGAATTTGATACGATGTTGCTTTCTTATACGCTAAATAGTACGGGTCGTCATAATATGGACGATTTAGCCAAACGTTATTTAGGTCATGAAACTATCGCATTTGAAAGCATCGCTGGAAAAGGAAAAAATCAGCTTACGTTTAATCAAATTCCATTAGAACAAGCCACTGAATACGCAGCAGAAGATGCGGATGTGACAATGAAATTACAACAAGCACTGTGGTTGAAATTGCAACAAGAACCAACGCTTGTTGAATTGTATAAAACAATGGAATTACCATTACTTCATGTGCTTTCTCGCATGGAACGTACAGGCGTTTTGATTGATAGTAATGCCCTCTTTATGCAATCTAACGAAATTGCCACAAGATTAACCGCACTTGAAGAACAAGCTTACGAATTAGCAGGTCAGCCATTTAATTTGGCTTCCACCAAACAATTACAAGAAATTTTGTTCGATAAACTTGGCCTACCTATTTTACAAAAAACGCCAAAAGGTGCGCCATCAACGAATGAAGAAGTATTGGAAGAATTAGCCTATAGCCACGAATTACCCAAAATTTTGGTCGAACATCGTGGGTTGAGCAAACTTAAATCCACTTACACGGATAAACTGCCTCAAATGGTCAACTCACAAACGGGACGAGTGCATACCTCTTATCATCAAGCGGTGACAGCGACAGGACGTTTATCATCAAGTGATCCAAACTTACAAAATATCCCGATTCGGAATGAAGAAGGTCGTCGTATTCGACAAGCATTTATCGCACGTGAAGGTTATTCTATTGTCGCTGCTGACTATTCTCAAATTGAGCTACGCATTATGGCACATCTTTCTGGCGATCAAGGCTTAATTAACGCCTTCTCTCAAGGCAAGGATATTCATCGCTCCACGGCTGCTGAAATCTTCGGTGTATCATTAGATGAAGTCACCAGCGAGCAACGTCGCAATGCTAAAGCGATTAATTTCGGCTTAATTTATGGGATGTCCGCGTTTGGACTTTCACGCCAACTTGATATTTCTCGTCCTGATGCAAAAAAATACATGGATTTATATTTCCAACGCTATCCGAGTGTACAGCAATTTATGACCGATATCCGTGAAAAAGCGAAAGCACAAGGCTATGTGGAAACGTTATTTGGTCGCCGTTTATATTTACCTGATATCAATTCTAGCAACGCAATGCGTCGTAAAGGGGCAGAACGCGTAGCGATAAATGCACCGATGCAAGGCACAGCTGCGGATATTATTAAACGAGCGATGATTAAACTTGATGAAGTAATCTATCACGATCCCGACATTGAAATGATTATGCAAGTACACGATGAATTAGTGTTTGAAGTGCGGTCAGAAAAAGTCGAGTTTTTCCGTGAACAAATTAAACAACAAATGGAAGATGCATCGGAATTAGTTGTTCCGTTGATCGTAGAAGTCGGTGTAGGTCAAAATTGGGATGAAGCGCATTAA
- a CDS encoding HugZ family heme oxygenase has product MDFNRIITHMNDHHQDDMAALCKKFGGEKEITDVTLVNVDFAGLDFKYNGGKTLRVEFPQQADAGSIKQAIINLCVENKPVANYDRIKAKIDEFRQEFKSCVLSTLDKDGLPMASYAPIIFFDGKYYIYISAIAEHYENLKRNPNQVEVMFLEDENKAKSIIVRTRLRYKASARFIPREDPIVEKVLDKLAETMNDVGGIKTIREFTDFDLVELTFGTGRFVRGFGQAYLIDANGEISHIGVKGNPHEKESDK; this is encoded by the coding sequence ATGGATTTCAATCGAATTATCACTCATATGAATGATCATCATCAAGATGATATGGCTGCCCTTTGTAAAAAATTTGGTGGCGAAAAGGAAATCACAGATGTGACGTTAGTTAATGTAGATTTTGCTGGTTTAGATTTTAAATATAATGGTGGCAAAACATTACGTGTGGAATTTCCACAACAAGCTGACGCAGGTTCAATTAAGCAAGCTATCATCAATCTTTGTGTAGAAAATAAACCAGTAGCAAATTACGATCGTATTAAGGCTAAAATTGATGAATTTCGTCAAGAGTTTAAAAGCTGTGTGCTTTCTACTTTAGATAAAGATGGCTTACCGATGGCGTCTTATGCACCAATTATTTTCTTTGATGGAAAATATTATATTTATATCAGTGCCATTGCAGAGCATTATGAGAATTTAAAACGCAATCCAAATCAAGTAGAAGTGATGTTTTTAGAAGATGAAAACAAAGCGAAGTCAATTATTGTGCGTACTCGCTTACGTTATAAAGCAAGTGCACGTTTTATTCCTCGTGAAGATCCAATTGTTGAAAAAGTCTTAGATAAATTAGCCGAAACTATGAATGATGTAGGCGGAATTAAAACAATTCGTGAATTTACTGATTTTGATTTAGTTGAACTTACATTTGGAACAGGTCGTTTTGTAAGAGGTTTTGGCCAAGCTTATTTGATTGATGCTAATGGGGAAATTTCTCATATTGGTGTCAAAGGCAATCCACATGAAAAAGAAAGTGATAAATAA
- a CDS encoding ABC transporter substrate-binding protein, which yields MKLKATLTLAAATLVLAACDQSSSANKSTAQTEAKSSSNNTFVYCTAKAPLGFSPALIIEGTSYNASSQQVYNRLVEFKKGSTDIEPALAESWEISDDGLSYTFHLRKGVKFHTTKEFTPTRDFNADDVVFSFQRQLDPNHPYHNVSKGTYPYFKAMKFPELLKSVEKVDDNTIRITLNKTDATFLASLGMDFISIYSAEYADSMLKAGKPETLDSRPVGTGPFVFVDYKTDQAIQYVAHENYWKGRTPLDRLVISIVPDATTRYAKLQAGTCDLILFPNVADLAKMKTDPKVQLLEQKGLNVAYIAFNTEKAPFDNVKVRQALNYAVDKKAIIEAVYQGAGISAKNPLPPTIWSYNDEIQDYPYDPEKAKQLLAEAGYPNGFETDFWIQPIIRASNPNPKRMAELIMADWAKIGVKTNPVTYEWADYRKRAKEGELTAGIFGWSGDNGDPDNFLSPLLGSSNIGNSNMARFNNSEFDALLNEAIGLTNKEERAKLYKQAQVIVHNQAPWIPVAHSVGFAPLSPRVKGYVQSPFGYDAFYGVSVDGK from the coding sequence ATGAAACTAAAAGCAACATTAACTCTCGCCGCTGCAACTCTTGTTTTGGCAGCTTGTGATCAATCTAGCTCGGCAAATAAATCTACTGCTCAAACTGAAGCAAAATCCTCGTCAAATAATACTTTCGTTTATTGCACAGCGAAAGCTCCATTGGGATTTAGCCCTGCGTTAATAATTGAAGGTACTTCTTATAATGCAAGCTCACAACAAGTGTATAACCGCTTAGTTGAATTTAAAAAAGGCTCAACGGATATTGAACCAGCTTTAGCTGAAAGCTGGGAAATTAGCGATGATGGTTTAAGTTATACTTTTCATTTAAGAAAGGGTGTTAAATTCCATACAACAAAAGAATTTACCCCGACACGTGATTTTAATGCAGATGATGTTGTATTTTCATTCCAACGTCAGTTAGATCCAAATCATCCATATCACAATGTATCTAAGGGGACTTATCCATATTTTAAAGCAATGAAATTCCCTGAATTGTTGAAATCAGTGGAGAAAGTAGACGATAACACAATTCGTATTACCTTAAACAAGACAGATGCGACTTTCTTGGCTAGTCTTGGTATGGATTTTATTTCTATTTATTCTGCAGAATATGCTGATTCAATGCTGAAAGCGGGTAAACCAGAAACACTTGATAGTCGCCCAGTGGGGACAGGCCCTTTTGTTTTTGTGGATTATAAAACAGATCAAGCCATACAATATGTTGCGCATGAAAATTATTGGAAAGGTAGAACACCTTTAGATCGTTTAGTCATTAGCATTGTGCCTGATGCAACAACACGTTATGCAAAATTACAGGCGGGTACTTGCGATTTAATTTTATTCCCAAATGTAGCGGATTTAGCCAAAATGAAAACCGATCCAAAAGTACAACTTTTGGAACAAAAAGGTTTGAACGTAGCGTATATCGCATTCAATACCGAAAAAGCACCGTTTGATAATGTCAAAGTGCGCCAAGCGTTGAATTACGCAGTGGATAAAAAAGCGATTATTGAAGCGGTTTATCAAGGCGCAGGAATATCAGCTAAAAACCCACTTCCTCCAACAATTTGGAGTTATAATGATGAAATCCAAGATTATCCGTACGATCCAGAAAAAGCAAAACAACTTTTAGCAGAAGCGGGTTATCCAAATGGTTTTGAAACTGATTTCTGGATTCAACCTATTATTCGTGCTTCTAATCCAAATCCAAAACGTATGGCTGAATTAATTATGGCGGATTGGGCGAAAATTGGTGTAAAAACTAACCCAGTGACTTATGAATGGGCTGATTATAGAAAACGAGCAAAAGAGGGAGAATTAACTGCGGGTATCTTTGGTTGGTCTGGCGACAATGGCGATCCTGATAATTTCTTATCCCCATTATTAGGTAGCTCAAATATAGGTAATTCTAATATGGCACGTTTCAATAATTCAGAATTTGATGCTTTACTCAATGAGGCTATTGGATTAACCAATAAGGAAGAACGTGCGAAACTTTATAAACAAGCTCAAGTTATTGTCCATAATCAAGCACCTTGGATTCCAGTTGCCCACTCTGTTGGTTTTGCGCCACTTAGTCCTCGTGTAAAAGGTTATGTACAAAGCCCATTTGGCTATGACGCTTTTTATGGTGTGAGTGTTGATGGTAAATAA